Within Suricata suricatta isolate VVHF042 chromosome 12, meerkat_22Aug2017_6uvM2_HiC, whole genome shotgun sequence, the genomic segment GCCCAGATCTCGGACGCTGAGGGCGTCGTCCAGGTTGCGAGCCCCCTGGGGGTCCACGGTGAAGGTCAGGAAGCCGCGGCAGTCCTCCCGGCGGCCGGGTGCCCGGTGCTTCTGCGGGGCCCTGCAGGTGGCAGCCAGCTCTGGCAAGGGCTTCCCCAGGCCGTGCTCCAGGTCCAGGGCGCGCAGGCCCTGCTCCCAGGTGctggcctcaggcagcagctCCAGGACGACGCCCAGCGGGTAGTAGAAACGCTGCCGCCACAGGACGATCTGCACGCGGAAGAGCCGGCTGCGCCGAGCCTCGGCCGGGAGCCGCTCGAGCCCCGCCCGCTGCACACGGCCCTTTAGGACGCGGTGGATGGGCACCTGCAGAGGGTCTCTCAGCTCGGCCACGAAGATCTTCGGCACGGAGCCGTCGATGGGGGTCATGATGCGGGGGTCCCACTCATCCATGCGGCACACGAACACCAGCTCCCGGCGTCTCCTCTTCAGCACTCCCACCACGCGGCCCTGCAGCCTCCCCGAGGCGTCCGTGTCTCCACCAGGGACCTCCACCAGCACCTCGTCCCCGCTGAAGGCCATGCCGCAGCGCAAGCGCCCCCGGACCTGGATGGGGCTGGGGTCCACGTCGTCCAGCGGGAAGGCCGTCGCCCTCTCGAAGGTCTCCTGCACGAAGGCGCAGTGGCGGAACCGCTGAGGCTCTGAGCGGAGCAGTTTCCGCAGCCGGGCCCGCGGCAGGTTCGTGTACCCCCAGGCCTGGTGCGGGGACTCGGGCCTGGCAATGGTGTCCAGAAGCCCATCTTCCCGGACAGTCACCGTCACCTTCCGGCCTTCGTCCAGCAGCTCCTGTAGGATGGGGTCGTCAGCGTTGAGCTCGCTGTCAGGCCAGAAGTCAGAATCCGAGTCCTCAGGGTCCTCGGGGTCCCTGCTTTCCGTGGCTGCCGGCCCTGCCGCCACGTTGCCCCTTGCTGAGCTCCCTTCGGATGCCGTGTCCTCCGCCTCCGTGTCCCCTGCTGCTGGGCGCCCCCCGGCCGCAGACCCCGACGCTGTATCCCCAGCCTCTGTCGTCCGTGTGGCCGCGTCTCCTGCGGCTGTGGTCCCGGACAGGAAGGTACCGCCTTCGGCCACGGCCCCTAGCTCCACCTTTTCCGTGGCTGTGCACTCCGTAGCCGAGCCCTCGGCTGCCCCCTCCTCTGGGACAGTGCCCTGCACCACGGCTGCCAGCATCGGCTCTGCTCTGAGGGCCCAGTGCCGCCTGTGGACCACACCCTGCTCGATGTGCGCCAGCGACAGATCCTCGGGGAAGACACTGCGATGCTTCACACACTCACAGATGAAGCTCTTCCAGAGCTTGCCACAGGCCCCAAAGGAGCAGAGGGCCACAGCGTCGCCCACAGCCACCACCTGGGACTGGGCGCGTGTCATGACCGTATTGAGCACGCGGGCGTCCGTGAAGAAGCCCAGGGCGGGGGCCTCGGGGCTCTGCAGGCTGTGTTGGCTGTGCACGGTGCTCAGCACCACCACCCGGAACTCACGCCCTGCGAGGGGGTGCCGTCAGGCCAGGCCCGGCCAGGAGGGTGACCCTgcctcgccccccgcccccagcacccaCCTGGCAGGACCTCGAAGCTGCCCACGGACACCTGGCCCAAGTCCTTCCTCCTCAGCTCCTGCCTTAGCGCGCTCACCTGGAGACACACGAAGGGACCAGCAGGCCTGGGTGAGTGCTCGGTGTGCAGTGAGGGTCCCTGGCAAGGCCGGGACACTGGCCCCCATGCCCTGGTGCCCTGGAGCCGTCCAGCCCTGGCATCAATcgcagggttcaagccccacatggtcCCTGGTAGATGAACGCCTCAGCCGCCCTCACAGAGGCTGAGGAGGCCCAGCCGGGGGCGGGGCACGCAGGTCCCCCAGACCGCACAGAGACCCCGTCCTCCGAGCTTCTCTGCCGGGAGCGGGGGAGGAAGGCGGTCCCGGTGGCCGGGGCTTACCTGGGCGCCGTGGGACACCACGCAGATGTGCCTCTGCTCCCGGCTGCCCCAGCAGTGGGGCCAGGTGGCGTAGACCTCCTGCACCTTCTCGATGACCTGGGCGATCTCAGCCGTGTTGAGCCAGGACGTCCTTGACAGGTCACGCTCGGGGTTGCCCGCCACATGGCAGAACACGAGCGGGTAGTGCTGGGGGTGGCGAGGGACCTGCCCGCTGGCGTGGATGGGGTTGCCCTTGGCCACGTAGAAGTGCCGCGACACGAAGCGGAGGATGGCCTCGGTGGAGCGGTAGTTCTCGTGGAAGATGATGCGGCTGCGCCGGGCCGCCTCGTGCGCCTCCTGCTGGTAGTGCTGGAAGAGGCGGTACAGCAGCGTGTGCCCCGCCGCCCGGCCCCCCGCCACGCTGAAGAGCTTGGGCGTGACCTGCATGTGGTCACCGGCCAGCACCACGCGGGTGTGGGGCACCGCATAGCGCAGCGGGGTGAGCGCCTCGCACTCCAGCATCTGGGCGGCCTCATCGATGAGGATGTGCGAGAAGAAGCCGGCGGGCACCCTGAGCTCGCGGGCCTGGGAGGTGGTGGTGACCACGAGGCGGTGCCGCTCCAGCTCGGCCCGCGTGGGCAGGCGGAAGGCCCGGCCGTCCGCGGTCAGGCAGCAGTACCGCAGTGTGGCCGCGTCCGTCTGGCCCGGCGGGCGGTCCGTGTACATCACGCGGAGCGGCGTGGCCTCGGGGTGGCCGCTGCTGACATAGCCGTGGAAATGCTCCGTGATGTAGATGTTGGCCGCGCTGCGGGGAGAAGGGCCCGCGGGGCCTCAGCCGCCATCCACTGAGGCATCCACTGTGAGCCCAGCCTGGCCTAGATGCCAGGAGttcaggaggcagagagacccGAGTCCTGCCCCCACAGAGCTTAAAGGTCAGCAGaggggacagacacacagacagagaaataggggaaggtcagagcCGGATAAGGAGAACTGGCAACAGCACAGAGGGTctgggtggtcagggagggcttcccagaggaggcgAAAGAGCTGGCAGTGCAGGGGAGGCAGACAAGGGCACAGCAGGGGCCGCTGCCCGAGGCAGCCCAGGGCGGCCCGAGGCCTCGGTTGGCCCTGAGCTCAGCTCCCAGTGGGCTGTCAGTGGGTGAGCGGGAAGGCCATGAGCAGCTGGCCCTGAGGCCAGGGCGTCCTGCCGGCTCTGCGGAGATCCAGGGACGCCCAGGCCCGtcgcggggaggggagggcggctCTGCCTGAGCAGCAGGAAGCGCCAGGAGCTGAGAGAACCATGCTGACCCCGGGAGGTTGTGGCAGCGAGAGGAGAGTGTGTGTTTCTCTAggagcacccccccaccccgtccccaggAAGTGGGCCACTCCGGACCCCTATCTGCTCTCTCTGGTTCAGGGCCTTTGTGGAGGCACCCGCCCCTCACCCAAACAGCACTCCCTGACCCCGAGGGCACCCTGTGCTGGGCCTGAAGCACAAACGTGCCCTGTCCCTTCCGGCCCAGGACTTATCAGTGATCGGGGAGAGCCCCAGGGATCAGAGTGACCCTGACTCGGCCCGCGGGCTGCCCCGCCCTCCCCTCGGCGGGCACAGAGCAGCCAGAGGCTGGAAGCTCAGCCCGGAGGCCTCAGCAGGTCTCTGGAACCAGCTGCCCAGACCTCCAGGGAGCCCGGGGGCCCAGGCGCCGcgaccccaccccagcccaggagGCAGGCGGCGGGCAGGCCCAAGGGGTGGCTCTGGGCTCACCTGTTGGTGTGCGTGCAGATGAGCACCTTGGTGTGCGGCTGCCGGATGACCTCCAGGGAGGCCATAGCCAGCGTGTAGGTCTTGCCGGTGCCAAAAGGGCCGTAGATGAGCAGCGGGGCAACGGGCCGCCCGCCCCTGGGGCTGCTGCCCGCAATGAACCCCACTGCCAACTTCTGCTTGCTGTTGCCGCGCAGCGTGGGCGGCGTGGGCAGGGGGCGCGGCAGGTCGCAGCTGGGCAGGTGGGGCACCACCAGGCGCTCCTCGGGCAGCGCGTCCACCGCCTGGTGCCAGAAGCGGAAGGTCAGCGGGTCGATCTGGAACTGCACCTCCAGGACGGGGCTGGTGTCGGGCCGCAGACGCAGGGCCTCGCAGCAGCGGGCGGGGAGCAGCAGCCACAGCGCCTCCTCCGAGCTGGCCTGGGCCTCTAGCCGCACCTCGAACACTGTGTCGTCAGGCGCGGGCACGGGCGCCACAAGGGCTGTGCTGACCGCCCGGCTCAGCAGAAAGCCCTGGTCTGTGTCTGGCGTCAGAGAGGAGGGCGTGGGCACCTCGGCGTAGAGGGCTCCCGGCGGTGGGAAGACCATGCCCAGGGCCGGCGTCTGCAGCGCGGTCCTCAGGGACACAGGGCCCCGGAAGTTCAGCCTGGTGGGCGGGCCGGGGGTCAGCCGACCAGGGTGGGGGCTCTGCGGCCGGTGCCCCGCAGCCACTGCCCGCCGCCCGCCGCCGCCGCACTCACTTGGCCACCAGCTGTTGCTGTGCGCCTTCCTCCTCATAGAGGAACTGGTGCATCCTCTGGCGGTAGTTGGTGCAGGAGATgggccctggggccaggccaCTGGGACTGAAGTCGAGGGCCAGGTCAGGCACCTTGTACTTGGCCAGCAGGGCCACCTGCTCGGTGGTTCGCTCCACGCCCGGCACCACGTGGCGGTTGCCAGAGTGCCAGCGCAGCAGCTCCTGGGGGCGGCTGCATGCCGTCCCCTCCCGGGGCCCCGGGCCCTGTGCCTGGCCCAGCTGCAGCGCCAGCTTCCGCAGCAGCACTGGCCTGCGGCCAAAGTCGAAGACCACCCACTGCTCGAAGGCGCCGAAGGTGGAACTGCGCACGCGCACCCGCACCCGGAACCTGGCTGGCGAGGCTGGCACGCGGAAGCGCTCCCCGCAAGCGTAGCGCTGGCCCGGCGGGAGGCAGGGCGCTGCCAGCCAGAAGTCAGCTCCGAGCTCCTGCTTGAGCAGCGCCACGtgcagcaggggctcctgggggagagACTCGACAGTGAGGTGGCCCCCCGACCCCACCCAGCGGTCAGAGACCCGAGTCCACCTGCTGTGCCCCAAGGGGGTGCTCGGCGTGTCTGAACCTTGGGGTTCCCCTCTGCAGGTGGCCCAGGTGGCCCCCGTGGACGTTGGGCAGTATGACGGTGTAGCACCGGATGCTCAGGGCACATGCGGGACTAGCCTGGTCCTCATTCTCTGTGCCAGACCCCCCACAAAATACCCCGCAGGGCTCGGCCCAAGCGGCTGACCTGAGCTCCAGGCCACACAGACGCGGGTGAGATCCCGCGGCAGCAGCTCCAGACCCCGACCCCCGGCCCCTCACCTCAGAGTGGATGTCGAATGTCCAGCTGTGCTGAGTTTTCTTCCCGTGCGCCCGATGCACCGGGGGCTGGGCACAGGTGATGGACACGCCGGGGACGGTCCCAGTCAGCTGCACGGGGAAGCTGGCGGTCAGCCGCTGGCTCGGGTctggcaccccccaccccgtcgCGTGGCCCCCACGCACCACGAGGACCTCGCTGCTGCTGTGCTGGTACTCGGCCAGCAGCCGTGCCTGGTAAGGTGCCAGCCCCTCCTGCCACGCGGCCTCCTCCCGCAGCGCCACGCTCTGCGCCCGCTGGACCCACTCCTGCAGCTCTTGGTCCGAATGCGCCTTGGTGCAGACGTCCCCGTACTCACAGAGCGCGGATCTGGGAAAGGGGAGGTCGGCaagcagagcaggggtggggtggggggagtgagcCCGCCCAGCCAGATATGGGcctgttggggggaggggaggactggGGGCTTCCTTCATCCTGTGCCCGAGAGAGAAAGCCTCAATGGACCCGCCTTAACCCACCtcaggggccagggcaggggtcaGCCAGTAACACAGAGGGGACAGGAACCCCTGCTTCGCCCCCCACCCCGCTGTCCTTACTTCGGGCAGAGCTCAAACACGGAGAGCCCAGCGGGCGGGCTGCGGTGTTTCCAGGGCACGGCCAGGTCCGAGGCCACCATCCACGCGTGCTCCGGGGacgagcagtggttctcaaaggcCTCCTGGGAGCCGCAGGTGACCAGGCAGGCACGGCAGTACAGCTCGGCCCCGGAGGGCTGGCCGCGGGGGGCCGGGCGCCCCTCTTCCCTGGGGCCAGGGGGCGAGAGCAGGTCCTGCCTCTGGAGCCCCTCCAGCTGCTCGGCCTCCCACACGGCCATTTCCACGGCGCTGTGCGCGTACTGGCAGCGGGCCGCCCCGTGCCGGCAGGGCCGCCCGCGCCCCACGAACCTGCAGTAGGCCAGCGGCTGACCGTACTGGGGCTGCGGCCGCACCTCCACCACCTGCTGCCGGCGGCGGCCCTCGGGGCTCACGTGGGTCAGCAGCGAagggcaggctccgtgctgggcgcACCGCCCCTGGGAGTCCACAGGGCAGAGGCGTGGCGGGCAGCTGCGGAAGCAGTGGGCACAGAGCAGCTGGAAGTGGCCGCCGTACTCGGCACGGATGGTGTCCGCTGGGCTGCTCGGGTGGCCCTGGGCCCCGCTGCCCTGCAGCTCGGACTTGAGCCACAGCCGCCGGACATTTTGCTCGCGCTCAAAGGTCCAGACCAGCGCCTCCTCGCGGCTCCGGGCAAACGTGCAGTGGTGGCGGTGGCGCCggcagcccagccctgggctgtAGTAGCGGCACACCTCGTAGCGGGCAGGATGCGGGAAGCTGGGCCGGCGGTCTACCTTGCGCCACACATGCCTCTTGGCCCCTTGCTTGAGGCGGGCCAGCAGGATCTCCTGGGGACAGCGGTGCTCCACCCTGCGCAGAAGGTAGGTGCTCTCATTGAGGCGCTGAGTGCAGCGGGCGCAGCCCAGACACAGGTCTACCTGGGCGCACAGCCTGGCCAGAGATAGCTCCTTGGTGGCCATCGAGGTGCTGGGTGATGGGCCAGACCCCGGGGACGTCATCTCTGGCCTGGCTCTGGAGTGGCATCCGAGGCTCGCGGTTCAGCTGGTCGTCTGGGGCTGTTCACTCATGAGGAGAGGTCTGGAATGGGAGCAGCGGGGAGCAAGGTCGGGTGCTGAGGCCAGGGGTCCACATGCCCCCAGGTGGGGCTGGACACACTCCGCCTCTCCGtcaggctgggggcagaggaaacagaaggaggACCCTTTCCACCAGACAGGAGGAGAGGGCTGTTAGGTCCAAGAAGCTGGGCCCCACCTTGACCCAACCAAGACCCCTCCCCTTCCGAAAGGTTTCTGGGCCCTGCTCTAAAGGAGGCAGCTGGCctgagagtgggagggaggttGCCCCGGCAACAGGAGCCTGTAGGCTGGCAGAACCCTGGGGGCCCCTGGACGCTTGGGGCTCCCCGGCAGCCTCCCTCTTGGGCTCCTCCAGCACTGACTCATCTGTGGAGGGCACCCCCTGCTCTGAGAGACAGCACTCTGCACCTGCCTACAGGGGACACTGGGTTCCTCCCGTGGGGGCAGGGCCGGAGGCAGGCAGAACCTTTCAGAGGCTGGCCCTGCaagacaggacaggacaggacaggacattTTCCTCCCAGAGGAAATGGGGATACCTGGGATCTAGAACTTTCACAGGAAACTCTGAGGACAGCACaagatgttttaaaaggaaatggtGCAGCCTCAGCCTTGAGTGGGAGCACCCAGCCCACTCCAAAGTAAGTCCTGAGTCCACCTCCAGAGGGACCAGGGGGAGAACCCAGAACCAGGTGGATACTCAGAAGACGCTACAGGGCTCTGGACTTGGGGTGCAGAGATGCAGGccctccctggggctgggggcctgagGTGCCTCCaggtccccccacctccccaccccctcggGCAGGGTGcagcctccccctcctctccctctagTGCGGGGGTCCCACGAAAGCCGAGCCCGGAGGGCGCTGGGCTGCCGCCGCCTGGCGGGGGAGACCCCGGCCCCCCAGCTCCCGCCCCCCGCGGCTGCAGACCCTCCCGGACCCTGGCCCCAGCTCACCCTCCGCAGATCCCATCCTCTGCGCAGCCCGGGGCATTGGTCCCCGCCCCGCTGAGCGATCACTTTCGATTCTGCCCCCAGGGTGACTCAAAGGCTGACGCCCCATCGCGGAAATTACctcaccgccccctccccgccccctcccctcccccctgcccgcccccggCACCGCCCTCAAATGACAGctcttctccccgcccccaccgcgAGGCCCGGAGCAGTCTGCAACCCGGACTCGGGACTCAAGACCGAAGACCGGTGCCGGGAGTACACTGACCATGGTATCCAAGCAGCTGGCAAGATGCCCACCCgcctggggcagggaggtggggtggggaggggaggggtggagaaaacCAGAAAGCAGAGCAAAGGGGAAAGGTGCTCCCACGCACGCCGGGTGGGTGGCCGCTGGCTGCAGCAGCAGAGGCCTGACCCGGCAGCCCCTTCAGGGagagggctgagggctggggcAGTGACCATCCAGTCCAGGTCAGAGGGGACCTGCCTTCTCACCTGGGGACACTCTGGAGTTCTCTCCAGCCCCTTAAAATACACAGGACATGTTTGTCCCATGCCAGGACTAGCAACCAGTGAGAGCTCTCCCACACCAGACAGCAGGAGGGGCCAGGAGCGTTTTGCAGCTTAATTGCACTGACAcccactccccccaccagcctccctgtGCAAGTGCCCGTCTCAGTCTCTTCTGGGGAAACAGGCACGGCGATCACCAGCCGAGGCTCAGCAGCTGGCAGCTAGCAAAGCACCCAATCCCCCCACTATTACCTGACGTGACCCCGAGGACCCTTGCCTCCTAGATTCATATCCTGGTAGAGTCCCCTTGAGCACCGAAGAGAGCTAAGACACGGCAGCAGCGTGATGGCCGAGGCGGGGTCAGAGGACACCGCGCCTGGCCCGGCTCTCGGGCTGCCTGGGGGAGGTGCCAGCCGCCACGCTGAGGGGGCACTCAAGCAGCAGCCTGTGGAGAGTCCCAGGCCAAGGAGGACCGAGCCTCCcgccagccccctgccctggtTGTCAGGATGCCTGTGAGTCATCCAGCGAGAGCGCCTTCCAGGTGAGTGCAGCCTCAGGAGAGACCCCCAGCGAGAGCCACCAGGTAAGCCACTTCCGACTGAGATAATCCACGTTTCATCTTGTTTTAGGCCACAAAGTCTGTGCGTGATTCCTCACAGGGCGATGGAGAGCCCATACAGAGTCCTGTTCCTTGGTGAAACCCCCCTACAGGGAGCCAAGGTCGGCATCGTGTCTGGAGGGGCGTGACGAAAGCTCTCCTCTAAGAAGAACTTGGCTAGGTGCGCCATGAGTGATCACACCGGGAGCCTCAAGACATACCAGCAACGAGTTAGAGGACGTGACTGAGAAACATATTCCataaacaacagcagcaacaaaggCCCAGGGATGAGCTGGACAAGAAATTTGCGGGAAAACGGAAATGTTCCCAGGAGACACAGTAGAATACCACTGAAAATGGAACAGAATGCTGCATTCTTGGATGAGGGACTTAACGTTACATAAAGACATGAGTCCTTTCTAAACCTACATATGGATTTAATACAATCTCACAAACATACAGAGAAGAATCTGGGGTAGACACACTCACTTTAATTCACTGAGAAAAGCGTAACACAAACAAGCAAGAAGAGGCACGCGGATCACAACAAGAGTCGTAAACACCAAAGCAGAGGGCCATTCCCAAACTCACGCCACAGGCCCACACTCAGCCTGGCACCAAAGCCCGATGGGCACCACAGTGAAAGACAGTGAAAGCCTGGCAGCCCCGATGAACACAGATGCAGACATTCTTAccaaaatatcagcaaaccaaACTCAACAGCGTATTAAAGGGATCCTCTAAcgtgaccaagtgggatttatccctgagaTTCAAGACGTTCCACGTCTGCATCAAGAAAGGTGACAAAGTGACGCGTCGCATCTACAGAGTGAAGGACAAAACTCACAGGGTCATCTCCACGGAGAGGAGAAAGCGTGTGGCACCGCACGGCATCCTTTTACGATAAAAGCGGTCAACAAGCCGGGCATGGGAGGACCGTCCCTGGCATAGTGAACACCGGatgtgacaagcccacagctaacatcctaCTCAACGGTGAAGAGTTTAGAAGCCTTCTTCCAAGATCAGGACCAAGACAAGGGTGACCACTGTCACCATCGGTAGGCAACGCAGCACCAAAAGTCCTAGGCACATGAACtagggaagacagagagatacaAGGCACccatttcagaaaagaagaagtaaagcCCTGTTTGCAGATGGCATAATCTTATATTAAAAACTCCTAAAGACTCCACTTCGAAAACTGTTAGCACTAATAAGTTAATGCAGTGAAGTTGTAGGATACTAAATCAACACACCggaatcatttgtatttctaacaaactatctgaaacagaaataaagaaatctcatttacaatagcatcaaaaagaatgaaaggcttaggaatacatttaacagaggaggtgaaagacctgtacgcTGAAAACAGTAAGATattgataaagaaactgaagaacacacacacacacaaaatgggaagatagtccatgctcatggattggaagaattaatgtttGGGAAATGTCTGTTCTACCCAAATCGATCTACAGATCCAATGCAATCCTGACCAAACTTTCAACAGCATTtgtcatagaaatagaaaaaactatcctaaaacttatttgaaccacaaaagaccccaaatcgCCAAAGTAATCCTGGGAAAAAATAACAAGCTCCAATTACAAAGCTATAGCACAGTACTGGCATAAATACAGGCCCACGGGCCCTGGAGGCAGGACGGAGAGCCCACACGTAAACCCGCATTGGATACGGTCAACCAATTTCTTATAAGCGTTCCAAGAACACACATTGGAGACAGGCACGGTCTCCTCAACAGGCAGCGCAGGGAAAACCAGATGTCCACACGCAGTAGAGGAAACTGTCCCCTCTCTTACACGACtcgcaaaaattaactcaaagtggatcaaagacttaaatggaAAACCTAAAACCACAAAACAACTAGGAAAAAACACAGGGAGAAAGATACTTGAAGtttgtcttggcaatgatttcctgGGTATGACCCCAAAAGCACGGGCAGCAAACACTAACTAAACAAGTGGCATCACATCCGACTGAAGAGCTTCTGCTCAGCGAAGGAGCGATCAGCAGATGAAAAGGCAACGCTCAGAATGCAAAAACTATCCACAAAACACGCATCCGACGAGGGGCTACTCCCCAAAATTTGTAAGCAGCACCTACAGCtcaataacaaaattaaataaataatcaactGTAAAAATGGGCCGAGGACCTGAATGGATATTTTTGCAAAGGCGACATACAAATGACCAgcggacacatgaaaagatgctcagcatcgcTCACcatcagggagacacagatcagaAGCACGAGACACAACCTCACACCTGCAGGGATGGCTGATcccaaaaagacaagagataacaggTGTCAGGGAGCCCGAGGGGAACCCGGGCACTGGTGGCAGGAATGTAAACCAGGGCAGCgcagtggaaaacagtatggaggctcctcaaaaaaaaaaaaaaaaaaaaaaaaaggctcgtCTGACCCGGTGATCTCTGGCTGTGTATCTGGAGGAAATGAAATCGGGGTCTCCCAGAGCTGTCTGCACCCACATGCTCCCTGCAGCCCTTCTCACAATGGCCAAGACGTGGAAACAACCTCTGTGTCTGTCATTGGATAAATGAGTGGAGGAGACACGGATTTACAAAGAGTAAGAGGGTGCCAGTCCCACCAGGTACGAAAACACACCGTAAAGCCACGAGAGCGTGTTTCTGCAGCGCCAACGGACGAGTGGCTCCAGGCAGCAGAACAGAGTCTGGAAAACGGCCAACTTGCACGCAGGAGCCCCACACGCAGTGGGAGGCGGGGTGGCGGGGCCCGGGAGGAGACGGCTGCTCCGACTGCTATGATTCTAACCGAGCGTTAGGACAACCGCTTAGCACCTTGAAACAAAAACAGGGCAGGGGGTTCTCCACCCAAGACCTGACGGCAAAATAAAGCAGCAGAGGGATCAAAGAtttaaacaggaaagaaaatcagCCCTAAAGTCACTAGAAGAAGCCAGGGAAACCTGTGCTGGTTTGTCCGCCACGCGGCCGTGGGAAGGCCTCGCTCGGGAAAAGCAGCCCAA encodes:
- the HELZ2 gene encoding helicase with zinc finger domain 2 isoform X2 — encoded protein: MTSPGSGPSPSTSMATKELSLARLCAQVDLCLGCARCTQRLNESTYLLRRVEHRCPQEILLARLKQGAKRHVWRKVDRRPSFPHPARYEVCRYYSPGLGCRRHRHHCTFARSREEALVWTFEREQNVRRLWLKSELQGSGAQGHPSSPADTIRAEYGGHFQLLCAHCFRSCPPRLCPVDSQGRCAQHGACPSLLTHVSPEGRRRQQVVEVRPQPQYGQPLAYCRFVGRGRPCRHGAARCQYAHSAVEMAVWEAEQLEGLQRQDLLSPPGPREEGRPAPRGQPSGAELYCRACLVTCGSQEAFENHCSSPEHAWMVASDLAVPWKHRSPPAGLSVFELCPKSALCEYGDVCTKAHSDQELQEWVQRAQSVALREEAAWQEGLAPYQLTGTVPGVSITCAQPPVHRAHGKKTQHSWTFDIHSEEPLLHVALLKQELGADFWLAAPCLPPGQRYACGERFRVPASPARFRVRVRVRSSTFGAFEQWVVFDFGRRPVLLRKLALQLGQAQGPGPREGTACSRPQELLRWHSGNRHVVPGVERTTEQVALLAKYKVPDLALDFSPSGLAPGPISCTNYRQRMHQFLYEEEGAQQQLVAKLNFRGPVSLRTALQTPALGMVFPPPGALYAEVPTPSSLTPDTDQGFLLSRAVSTALVAPVPAPDDTVFEVRLEAQASSEEALWLLLPARCCEALRLRPDTSPVLEVQFQIDPLTFRFWHQAVDALPEERLVVPHLPSCDLPRPLPTPPTLRGNSKQKLAVGFIAGSSPRGGRPVAPLLIYGPFGTGKTYTLAMASLEVIRQPHTKVLICTHTNSAANIYITEHFHGYVSSGHPEATPLRVMYTDRPPGQTDAATLRYCCLTADGRAFRLPTRAELERHRLVVTTTSQARELRVPAGFFSHILIDEAAQMLECEALTPLRYAVPHTRVVLAGDHMQVTPKLFSVAGGRAAGHTLLYRLFQHYQQEAHEAARRSRIIFHENYRSTEAILRFVSRHFYVAKGNPIHASGQVPRHPQHYPLVFCHVAGNPERDLSRTSWLNTAEIAQVIEKVQEVYATWPHCWGSREQRHICVVSHGAQVSALRQELRRKDLGQVSVGSFEVLPGREFRVVVLSTVHSQHSLQSPEAPALGFFTDARVLNTVMTRAQSQVVAVGDAVALCSFGACGKLWKSFICECVKHRSVFPEDLSLAHIEQGVVHRRHWALRAEPMLAAVVQGTVPEEGAAEGSATECTATEKVELGAVAEGGTFLSGTTAAGDAATRTTEAGDTASGSAAGGRPAAGDTEAEDTASEGSSARGNVAAGPAATESRDPEDPEDSDSDFWPDSELNADDPILQELLDEGRKVTVTVREDGLLDTIARPESPHQAWGYTNLPRARLRKLLRSEPQRFRHCAFVQETFERATAFPLDDVDPSPIQVRGRLRCGMAFSGDEVLVEVPGGDTDASGRLQGRVVGVLKRRRRELVFVCRMDEWDPRIMTPIDGSVPKIFVAELRDPLQVPIHRVLKGRVQRAGLERLPAEARRSRLFRVQIVLWRQRFYYPLGVVLELLPEASTWEQGLRALDLEHGLGKPLPELAATCRAPQKHRAPGRREDCRGFLTFTVDPQGARNLDDALSVRDLGPVYEVAVHIADVASSVPRDGALDVEARRRGTAFYAPDREPVPMLPDSLCQDVLSLLPGQDRLAISLFLTVEKGSDQLKSLRFAPSVICSDRQLSYEEAERVIKGHPGAGRELPARLDSVEACVVAACHLSRALRRRRLRMDSHYEQPAEDCVLGFRVAHVMVKEYMIQFNSLAAELLVSSERTRTVTPLRWQPAPSDRQLAALREKHGELVPLSLHLRHHLGGHGPPATQLCLLTSLWRQVQLAAGAHDGDRLADLITTDDMHPSLAPVGLDLRKALGRSTLGRSRQDQGQAAGHYGLQVDQYTWATSPIRRYLDVVLQRLILLVLGHGGSAYSARDIDGLCQEFSLQHGRAQSYERRARSLYLAVQLKAQSRSKLGFALDVEAGARCFKVLFPAHRESLPDPCPVYHRALQLAEHPCRLARQPGLRLSWRRRIYSVQADRPCSPLPGTLLDPHTWPMDAALWQQLLQLVEEQQWPQAVALIQERGATEPRRRELGRVRRSHCGHFVEVVRELGPGDTLQVQLSATLQRGFLTPTLQLWTVAPGLTLCLEHVERPGDCFSGQMPQAGRDRYPDVGEYCGVWGPFCSLEAATGAVAENDSVTLQHVRVFWDAERTPRGQLWGTFYLEPSFLSEHCTDLSFRHCYLCIRLEGLPAGPDAGPGQPPPAAPACRPSTEPFLSIDPDMYTWVAHGLTEDRDLRESQADRQEIPKQVHFFIQHMAMEKVPEEVLRPDTRFTIEVLPRQLPDIRKEEAVYGLTDKFPLVISIALGRPIPVHGPQALCRGTYSRFLKKQTFDLPGCRHTLNPSQNGAIREALRKPFTVIQGPPGAGKTVVGFHIVFWFHKSNEEQVGACGPPNGEKQPGGPCILYCGPSNKSVDVLAGLLLSRRTELKPLRVYSEQAEATEFPMPGVGGKGLPKKAPREGRPNQTLRSITLHHRIRQPSNPHAPHIRAFDARLQKGEVFSKEDLSLYKTVLGLARKFELDRHTVILCTCSCAALASLKKLDVRQVLIDEAGMATEPETLIPLVKFPKAEKVVLLGDHKQLRPVVKNEQLQNLGLDRSLFERYHAEAYLLDTQYRMHKDICTFPSVEFYKGALKTWQGLRRPPSILGHADKKSCPVIFGHVQGHEQSLLVSTDEGNENSKANLEEVAEVVRIAKQLTLGRTVEPKDVAILTPYNAQAAEISKRLVQEGVAGVTVCSVTKSQGSEWRYVLVSTVRTCPESDLDQRPTKSWLKKFLGFVVDPNQVNVAITRAQEGLCLLGDHRLLRCCPLWRRFLDFCEAQQSLVAANQVQVRRRPAVSH